The Homo sapiens chromosome 16, GRCh38.p14 Primary Assembly genome includes the window ATCGTGCCACTCACACttagcctgagagacagagtgagaccctatctaaaacacacacacacacacacacacacacacacacacacacacacacacacacagttccttTTGGGGCCTATTAAATTTGACGTGCTGACAGATGTTCCACGTGGAGGGGCGGTAAGGTGGctggagagagaagacagaaggcAAACTGATCATCAGCACATCAGTGGTGTGAAGCCCCTGGGCCTGGATGATGGGAGAAAGGatggtcagaaaaaaaaacaaaaactgagggtcGAGGACTGGGCACTCTCATGCTTAGGCCTGGAGAGAAGGAGGAACCACCAATGAGGTGGCAGGAATATCAGGAGCACGGGGTGTTACAGAAGCCCAGAGAAGGAAAGCTGTTCGAGAAAGATAAtctggccgggcgaggtggctctcacctgtaatcccaacaccttgggaggctgaggtgggaggatcccttgaggctaggagttccataccaacctgggcaacatagtgagaccctgtctctacaaaaaaattaaaaattatccggtgtgatggtgcgtgcttgtagtcctagctacttgggaggttaaggatcacttgagcccaggaggtcaaggctgcagtgaactatgatcatgtcactgcattgctgcctgggtgaccctgtctctaaagaaagagaggaggctgggcaccgtggctcatgcctgtaatcccagcactttgggaggaagaggcgggtggatcacgaggtcaggagttcgagaccagcctgaccaacatggcgaaaccccgtctcttctaaaaatacaaaaattagctaggtgtcgTGGCATgtgcctcaggaggctgaggcagtgagctgatatctcccacctgaacccaggaggcagaggttgcagtcagccaagatggtgccactgcactccagcctggccgacagagcgagactccatctcaaacaaaaaaaaaaaagagaggagatagAGCAAAGGGGAATATAATATGGTCAACCATGTTGAGGGCTGTCAGGGCAAGTAAGATAATGACAGAGATTTAGCAAGATGGATGTCACTGGTGACCATGGCAGGATGGCTCTGATGGTGGGATGGGCACAGAAGCCTTGGCTGTTCATAATCCCAGTTCCCAGCTATCAGAGCCCTGGCTTTCCTGGTGAGGTGCTAGGTGTGGTTTACTAGACAGCATTCTAATACCACATTAGCTGCTGCCAAAGGAGTGTTGGAATGCTGTAGGGAAGGACTGGTGAAAGGGAGCAGGTGATGCTCTGGGAACAGGCTAGGCTAGGACAAGAGCAGAAGGGAGCAGAGGAACAGGCGAGGCAAACAGGGTGTCCTGCGCCCAATCAAATGGTCCAGGCCCAGCTGTTATGAGAATAGCCACCTAGGGGTTGGGCCAGCAAGGAGAAAAGGTGAGGTGGCCGGAGAGCCCATGCTACAAAAATACCCCAAATATCCACACAGTATAAGGCACTGGGCTGGGTGCCAGTACTCAGATGAATCTACCTCTATTCCTGCCTTTGGGAAGTGCATGGTCACTTGGGGAGAAAAACAGCCAACTGAAATAACTCCAACCAGGACATGGTCAACAGCGgacaggaggccaggcatggtggctcatgcctataatcccagcactttgggaggccgaggtgggcagatcacttaaggccaggagttcgagaccagcctggccaacatggtgaaaccccgactctactaaaaatacaaaaattagctgggtgtgatggcgcgtgcctgtagtcccagctacttgcaagattgaggtaggagaattgcttgaacctagaggcagaggtagcagtgagccaagatcgtgccactacactccagcctgggcaacagagcaagactctgtctcaaaaaaataagtggaCAGGATGTCGGGAGGCACAGAAGAGGAAGTGACCAGGAGAGGAGACACCACTTAAGCTGGGCCTTAAACACGAATAGGAGTTTGCTGGGCAGGGCAGAAGGCATTTGCTTGAGAGGACTGAGGCCCACGGGCTTGGAGGTGGGAGGCAAGGGGCCACATGTATCTACAGCAAAGGGTGGCTGGGACAGAGATGACTGGATGGAAAGGAGGGCCTGGGTACTCCGCGTATCTTAACTTTATCCTGAGGGCAGTGGAGAGCCAGGGAAgatttttgttgatttgtttgtttttattgatatatcatagttgtacatattaGGGAAGATATGAAGAAGAGGAGTGACATAGTCCGCCAGAGTGTGGCCGAGGAGTAGGAGGAGTGTGAAGAGGCTGGGGTACTGTCCAGACCAGAGACGGTGGTGGCCTTGACATCTCCCCAGAGATGGGGATGGAGGGGAGGGACCATATTCCAGAGCTGtttgggaggcagaagggagACTGAGGGGAGGGTGGGGCATGAAAGACAGGGAGGTGCCCAGGGCAGGCAGGTTCCTGCCTTGACAGCACCAACAGGAGCAGGAATCTCTCCACGGACTGAGGCGCCGGGCAGGGAGGGGATGGTTCCTGAGAggccaacctgcctcccagtCCTGGGCCCCGGGGCTGGCGGAGGCCTCCTGTACACGCACACGCACGCACATGCGCACGCACACGCACGCGCACAGACGCTGCCTGGATTTTGCTTTGGGTTCCGTCTTCTCACTGCGGACCCTGGATTGAAACGATCTCCCCGCGGCCGCCGCCGCTACCTGGTGCCCGCAGGTGCCTGCAGGAGTCCTGGGGCCAGCTGGCCTCGATGTACGTCAGCACGCGGGAACGGTACAAGTGGCTGCGCTTCAGCGAGGACTGTCTGTACCTGAACGTGTACGCGCCGGCGCGCGCGCCCGGGGATCCCCAGCTGCCAGTGAGTGCCAGGTCTCCCGCGCCCGCGGTCCCACCGCCGCCCACCGCCCCGCTCAGATCCCGGCCTTCTTCGTCCAGGTGATGGTCTGGTTCCCGGGAGGCGCCTTCATCGTGGGCGCTGCTTCTTCGTACGAGGGCTCTGACTTGGCCGCCCGCGAGAAAGTGGTGCTGGTGTTTCTGCAGCACAGGCTCGGCATCTTCGGCTTCCTGAGGTGGCGGGGCCGGTACCCTTTGGGACCGCAGCTGTGGCCAGAGCGGCGGGGACTGGGTGGGAagggaggggcggggcctggggcgGGGATGGGGGGGGTGGGGCCGcgaggcgggggcggggcctggcgcTCGGTGGAAGGGGCGGGCGCTCCATACCATCTGGATGGGGCGAGCTAACTCCAAGGAAGGGGGTGTGGTCGCAGGACTGGGTCTTAGAGGGGCaaggctgggctgggtgggggAAGCCCAGGAGGGCAGCCCAACGCGCCCCGACTGTCGAGGCCCGGGACCCTGACAGTGAACCCCACACGCCCAGCACGGACGACAGCCACGCGCGCGGGAACTGGGGGCTGCTGGACCAGATGGCGGCTCTGCGCTGGGTGCAGGAGAACATCGCAGCCTTCGGGGGAGACCCAGGAAATGTGACCCTGTTCGGCCAGTCGGCGGGGGCCATGAGCATCTCAGGACTGGTGAGAGCAATGCCCAGACGGACCGAGCACAGACTTAGGCTCCTGCGTTCCCACAAATGTATGCTCCACTGCACAGGCCATGTGCAGATTTGCGTGTACAGGAACGTGCCTGCCACAGAAATGCTCTCGCCCCTGCCAAGGGTACAGCCCCTCATAGCCAAGGATGTCTCCTCTGTTGAGGGATAgcactgatgagaaaactgagccccaGGAAGGGTAGTGCTGAGGCTTGGGGTAATCAGTGAATCCAGGTGCTACCCAGCACCTTCTGCCTCTCCACATTCCCCCAGAACTCTATCCCCTGAACAGAGCCCACCATCTGCCCCCTGGGCAAGGCTAGGACCTCACACCAGGCCTGCAAGCCAGGGGCATGAGTTGACGGGCTTTGCCCCTGACTCCTGTGTGACTGCTGACCTGGGATGTGCCTGGAATGTGGGTGTACTGTAAGGTGCCCTGTGAGGGGCATATGGCTGGGAAGTGAACACATCACACAGGACATTGCTGGCCACAGTCATAATAATACTCAACAGCTGAGcacttcctgtgtgccaggcattcttcTAAGCACCTTATGTGTCGTCATCCATGTAATTCCTTCAATAGTCCAAAAAGAAAAGTACTGTTGTCTCCATTCTACAGATAAAGAAACGAAGGCCCAGAGAATTAAGCAACTTTATCCAAAATTCActaaaaagcagaggaaaaaaaaatttttttttttgagacggagtttcgctcttgttgcccaggctggagtgcaatggcgtgatctcagctcaccattacctccgcctcccgggttcaagcgattctccaaaGCAGGGAAAGATTGTAAGCAGCaaagtgacatgatcagatgTGCATTTAGAGAGATGGCTCAGCCTGCTGCATGGGACTGGGTTGGCAAGAAACAGGAGCAGAGACTCGGAGAGCTACTGGGAGGGGCAGGGATGGGGATAGGATATATCCTAGGAGAGATCATGGGGCTGGCTCTAAAGCAGGGGCAGGAAAGATGGAGAGCAGAGGATGGCTCAGAGTGATCCAGGAGGCCAAATGGGCAGGACTAGGGCAGCTGGGGTGTGGTCATTAGCAGAGATAGGGAAGGcccctggggctgggggatggtATGGGGTAAGGAATGCCACCCAGACAGGGATTGGCTGGAGCAGGTTTGGGGCATATGAAGTCTGAGGTATCCAAGGGACAGGATGGGAGGCCCTAGATGTACTTGTTCCCCCAACTTGGGCAGTGGAGAGAGGCTAACAGCTGTCAGCACAGGTAACAACCTGGGGAAACCATGAGGTCCCTTCCACCTACCCCTCATTTCTAGCCCTAAAGTAGAGGGAGACCACTTTTCCACACCAGCAGATTCCCTCCCCCAATCTCACATCCCCTCTGGAACCCACTGGGGCCCACTGTACAGACCAGAGGCAGGAATACCACTGGCTTTAGGTCTAGGACATCACCCCAGGACTCCTGACTCCCTCCCAGCTACTTGCCCTTCCTGGCTTCACTCAGGCTGCCTGCCCATGGCCAGACAGATGCCCAGAACAGCCCAGGTGTCTCTACTTGGGCATCTCACGGGTGTATTCCTCCCTGTTCTTGCAGATGATGTCACCCCTAGCCTCGGGTCTCTTCCATCGGGCCATTTCCCAGAGTGGCACCGCGTTATTCAGACTTTTCATCACTAGTAACCCACTGAAAGTGGCCAAGGTGAGTGCCTCTCCTTCCCCAGGGCTCAGCATGGAAGGGCAGGATGGAAGCACCACTGAGCATCCTTTCTTCTCTCTATAGAAGGTTGCCCACCTGGCTGGATGCAACCACAACAGCACACAGATCCTGGTAAACTGCCTGAGGGCACTATCAGGGACCAAGGTGATGCGTGTGTCCAACAAGATGGTAGGTAGAACATTCCAGCTGCCTGACCTGGCTGCCTGAGGGCCATCCTCCTATCCTGGTACCCAGCCACCCCCAACTACTTCCCcagggaccctgtctcaagagCACACGAGGGAGACTTCCTTTAACTCTGATCCCTTCCTCTCCCCCATAGAGATTCCTCCAACTGAACTTCCAGAGAGACCCGGAAGAGGTAAACAGGCCACATTCTGCAATTTGAGTATTTATTTaacacctactttgtgccaggcacttgggATACTTAGGGAATTGTTCAGGCCAAGATCCCTTCCCTAgtggagctgatgttccagtggGGAAGGAGAATAAAccctataaataaatatattatccaCCTCCTTAGAAGGTGATAGGTGAATAGCAAGGAATGGAGAGGGTAAAGGGGTTGGACATTTTGGGAGGTATGGACTTTTAAATAGAATGGCTAGAACAGGACTCAGTGAAGTGAAATTTAGCAAAGATTTTCAAGAGGTGAAGGAGTGAGCTATACAGATACCCGCGGCCATCCCAAGTCCACGTAATTTGGTCCTGCCTATCCTGCTCCCCTCCCACACCCATCCTCCTGGGGCTCACCATGCCAGCCCCAGCCTTTTCCCAATCAAAGAACCTAGGCTAGAGCAGCCTCTGAAGGGGCACCCAAGGTTGCAGGGACCCTGGGAGGATACTTGAGGAGACTGGCTGGAAATGCCCTTTGCCTTGTAGATTATCTGGTCCATGAGCCCTGTGGTGGATGGTGTGGTGATCCCAGATGACCCTTTGGTGCTCCTGACCCAGGGGAAGGTTTCATCTGTGCCCTACCTTCTAGGTGTCAACAACCTGGAATTCAATTGGCTCTTGCCTTATGTAAGTGAGTAGGAGTTCAATTGGCTCTTGCCTTACGTAAGTGAGTACCATAGTGGAGGCAGGGAAGGATGCCTCTTGGACGGTGCTGGGCACCAGGTCAGATGCCAGTAGCCCCTCTGTGGATGCCCTATGTTTGGGAGCCTCCTGTAGTCCCTGTACAGTGAAAACTGGCCATGAATGATggaggggaagaagggagaagtATGGCCTGCTGGAGATTTGAGGACCACAAATTCTCAGATCATAGTTTAGATGGGTTATGATGTTCATTCCCAAGCCTCTAGGCAACTGCAAATCCTGAAGCCCTCCCTTGCTCCTGGGTCAGGGTAGATGCCCCAACTCAGGATGGACCCCCACTCAGTACCACTTCAGCTCTGGCCCAGGTGGTAGTGATGAGCAGGATGGGAGCAGGGGGACAAGAGAGAGTCATGGGCCCTTCCTGGGCTGTGTGCTGTGTCTGATAACTCATCATTAGATGGGCAAGACCTTTGGGGCCTTTGTAGCTCTGGCCAGAATCCCTCCTAATGCTCAGGCCTGACCCACACTGGGGTCCTTGTCTTGTGAACAGATCATGAAGTTCCCGCTAAACCGGCAGGCGATGAGAAAGGAAACCATCACTAAGATGCTCTGGAGTACCCGCACCCTGTTGGTGAGGGACCCAGCTGGCAGGGGTGCTCAGTTCGGACAGGGTTGACCCCCCTGTTTTTTTTAACCTAgtagctgctctttgcaaagggGCTCCCAGCCAGGGTAAGGATCTTTCTTGGAGGGTCTGGGGTTTGCTGTGGGATCAGATGACTGCTTACAGGTAAGGTGCTCAGGGTCACAGGGGCAGTTATGCAGCAAAATCAGGGGTTACAATCAGCAGAGACAGAAACTTTCCCAGGAAGctccctttctccccctcccAGGCCAAAAACTCCTGGGGGGCTGAGCATGGATCCAAGTCACTGGTGGGCCCACCTCTGGCCCAGCTGGCACCCAGGCCTCAGGTAAGTGTGGCCTCCTCACTCAGAATATCACCAAGGAGCAGGTACCACTTGTGGTGGAGGAGTACCTGGACAATGTCAATGAGCATGACTGGAAGATGCTACGAAACCGTATGATGGACATAGTTCAAGATGCCACTTTCGTGTATGCCACACTGCAGACTGCTCACTACCACCGAGGTATGCAGGGTCCCCAAGAGTGGCCACACTGGCCCCGTCCACTCTCCAGGTGTGCTGTTTACCAACTGGGCTTATCGACTGCTCCCCTACCCTCTCTGTACTTCTGGGCTAGTATAGGATTCTAAGATATCACAGAGGAGGCAGCATGCTATCAACTACAAGAGaggaaggggccaggcacggtggctcacacctgtaatcccagcactttgggaagccgaagtgggtggatcatttgaggccaggagttctagaccagcctcaccaacatggtgaaaacccatctctactaaaagtacaaaaaaattagccagctgtagtggcgcatgcctatagtcccagctactcagtaggctgacgcaggagaatcgcttgaacctgggagggggaggttgcagtgagccgacatcacaccactgcactccagcctgggcaacagagcgagactccatctcaaaaaaaaaacaaaaaaagtataagaGAGGAACTGTTCTTCCTTAGGAACAAGGGCAGGACCTCAAACAGTCCAGAGGAGAAGCctggggtggtcagggaaggcttcctggctGAGAGGACAGGCTTAGGGGCACCTTGAAAGTTCAGGCTGACTGGGGCTAGGGGAACATGTGGGTAACAGGTTAAAGGGGGGGGGGCTGGAAAATGCAGACACCAAAGACCCTTCAATATGAGGCCAAGAAAGGAAGGTTCAGAACAGGGAAAAGGAAGGCTTCCATGATCCTGGCCACAATCCTGTGAATTAGGTTTTAGTATTCTCAGTCTGAAGATAAGGAATTATTGATACAATTCAGAAAGGTAGAGCAACTTGCTTTAGGTCACACAGTGAATGAGTAGTGCAGACAGGATTCAAGTCTGCCCCCTTGATTCTGAAGCCAAAGCTCTTTTTCCTGCTTGGTGCAGGTGAGTGGGAGGCATGGGGTGGATGAGAAGCCTAGGCAGAGGCTTTTCCTGCATCCCTCCTCAGTTTCCCTATTCACAGATGCCGGCCTCCCTGTCTACCTGTATGAATTTGAGCACCACGCTCGTGGAATAATCGTCAAACCCCGCACTGATGGGGCAGACCATGGGGATGAGATGTACTTCCTCTTTGGGGGCCCCTTCGCCACAGGTGCAAAGGTCCCACCTGATACCCCAACTGGGTGTCCAGTCTCCCACCTCTGGATGCAGACCCACCCCTCCATTGGCTGGCCACAGGGAGCTCACCAGTTCCTAATCTGTTATGCTCTCCCAAATGAAAGTCTTCTGCTCCggaagcagcagaagcagcaggagTAGGGTGGGAGGTCAGTGTCCCCTGCTCTGTCCGAAATCCCACATCCCATTCTGCCCCCAGGCCTTTCCATGGGTAAGGAGAAGGCACTTAGCCTCCAGATGATGAAATACTGGGCCAACTTTGCCCGCACAGGGTGAGTCTGCCCCCCAGCACATCTGGGCATTCTACCTGCCCAGTGCTGGACCTGAAGAAGCCAGCTGCTTCGGATATTTGCCCCAGCATGTCCTACAGGAACTGCCCAGTCGGCCCAAACAGGGTGCCCCTTCTTCTTCAGCTTTCCTCAGTCAGTCACCGGATCCTAAACGTCTCTAGAATGTGTCCTTCTTGATCCATGACCCACACTCTTCATTCACTCAAGCATTCCACAGTcattcaccactgcactcttttGGGCCCAGCCCCAGTACTGGGAGCTGGAATTCAAGGATGTTGCAGACATGAGCCCCATCCTCCAGCAGCTCACCACATAAAATCAGGAAATTACAATCTGGTACGCTGAGAGCTGTACTGGGGGAGCACAAGGCACTTTGAGAGCATAGAGGAGGTGTCTGGCCCAGCCTAGGGGGCAGGTGACATGTAAAGAGAGCTTTGGCTAGCCTTGTGACTATTTTCttaaagtctcgctctgtcacccagactggagtgcagtggcgcaatcccagctcactgcaatctccgcctcccaggttcaagcgattctcccacctcggcctcctgaggagttgggattacaggccaccacgcctggctaatttttgtatttttgtagaggtggggtttcacgttggccaggctggtcttgaattcctaacctcaagctatccacccacctcggcctctgaaagtgctgggattacaggcatgagtcactgcgcctggcctctctccTTTCAAATCATCCTCCTTATGACACTCAAAgtgtctttcttcttctttttttttttaaatttttttgagacatggtctcactctgctgcccaggctagagtgtagtggtgcaatcacagctcactgcagccttgacctcccaggctcaagcagtcctctcacttcagcctcccaagtagctgggactacagacacataccaccatgcccgtctaatttttttttttttttgagacagagtctcgctctgtcacccaggctggagagcagtggtgcaatctcagctcactgcaagctctgcttcccgggtttatgccattctcctgcctcagcctaccgagtagctgggactacaggtgcctgccaccatgcctggctaatttttttgtatctttagtagagacgaggtttcaccatgttagccaggatggtctcgatctcctgaccttgtgatctgcccgcctcgggctcccaaagtgctgggattacaggtgtgagccaccacgcctagcctaatttttgtattttttgtagagatgaagtcttgctattttgcccagactggtctccaactcccgggctcaagcaattttctcacctatgcctcccaaagtgttggtcttacaggtgttagccaccatacccagcccaagGGGTCTTTCTGAAATAACATCTGACCAAGTCACTCTCCTGTTTAAAACTCTTCATGGCTTCTCTCTGCCTCCAAGATAAAGTCCCAGCTCCTCAACCTTGCGTGAAAGGCCTTTCAAAATCTTTCCTATGTCATCTCCTTTCCACTTTGATCCCTTTCAcacactctcttttttttttgtttttgtgtttgtttttgagacagtctcgctctgtcacccaggctggagtgcagtggcgcgatctcggctcactgcaatctccacctcccaggttcatgctattctcctgcctcagcctcccgagtagctgggactacaggcacccgccacctcgcccggctttttttttgtatatttagtagagacagggtt containing:
- the CES4A gene encoding carboxylesterase 4A isoform 4 (isoform 4 is encoded by transcript variant 4); translated protein: MYVSTRERYKWLRFSEDCLYLNVYAPARAPGDPQLPVMVWFPGGAFIVGAASSYEGSDLAAREKVVLVFLQHRLGIFGFLRWRGRTDDSHARGNWGLLDQMAALRWVQENIAAFGGDPGNVTLFGQSAGAMSISGLMMSPLASGLFHRAISQSGTALFRLFITSNPLKVAKKVAHLAGCNHNSTQILVNCLRALSGTKVMRVSNKMRFLQLNFQRDPEEIIWSMSPVVDGVVIPDDPLVLLTQGKVSSVPYLLGVNNLEFNWLLPYIMKFPLNRQAMRKETITKMLWSTRTLLNITKEQVPLVVEEYLDNVNEHDWKMLRNRMMDIVQDATFVYATLQTAHYHRETPMMGICPAGHATTRMKSTCSWILPQEWA
- the CES4A gene encoding carboxylesterase 4A isoform 3 (isoform 3 is encoded by transcript variant 3), with the translated sequence MYVSTRERYKWLRFSEDCLYLNVYAPARAPGDPQLPVMVWFPGGAFIVGAASSYEGSDLAAREKVVLVFLQHRLGIFGFLSTDDSHARGNWGLLDQMAALRWVQENIAAFGGDPGNVTLFGQSAGAMSISGLMMSPLASGLFHRAISQSGTALFRLFITSNPLKVAKKVAHLAGCNHNSTQILVNCLRALSGTKVMRVSNKMRFLQLNFQRDPEEIIWSMSPVVDGVVIPDDPLVLLTQGKVSSVPYLLGVNNLEFNWLLPYIMKFPLNRQAMRKETITKMLWSTRTLLNITKEQVPLVVEEYLDNVNEHDWKMLRNRMMDIVQDATFVYATLQTAHYHRDAGLPVYLYEFEHHARGIIVKPRTDGADHGDEMYFLFGGPFATGLSMGKEKALSLQMMKYWANFARTGNPNDGNLPCWPRYNKDEKYLQLDFTTRVGMKLKEKKMAFWMSLYQSQRPEKQRQF
- the CES4A gene encoding carboxylesterase 4A isoform X15 translates to MYVSTRERYKWLRFSEDCLYLNVYAPARAPGDPQLPVMVWFPGGAFIVGAASSYEGSDLAAREKVVLVFLQHRLGIFGFLSTDDSHARGNWGLLDQMAALRWVQENIAAFGGDPGNVTLFGQSAGAMSISGLMMSPLASGLFHRAISQSGTALFRLFITSNPLKVAKKVAHLAGCNHNSTQILVNCLRALSGTKVMRVSNKMRFLQLNFQRDPEEIIWSMSPVVDGVVIPDDPLVLLTQGKVSSVPYLLGVNNLEFNWLLPYNITKEQVPLVVEEYLDNVNEHDWKMLRNRMMDIVQDATFVYATLQTAHYHRETPMMGICPAGHATTRMKSTCSWILPQEWA
- the CES4A gene encoding carboxylesterase 4A isoform 5 (isoform 5 is encoded by transcript variant 5) codes for the protein MAALRWVQENIAAFGGDPGNVTLFGQSAGAMSISGLMMSPLASGLFHRAISQSGTALFRLFITSNPLKVAKKVAHLAGCNHNSTQILVNCLRALSGTKVMRVSNKMRFLQLNFQRDPEEIIWSMSPVVDGVVIPDDPLVLLTQGKVSSVPYLLGVNNLEFNWLLPYIMKFPLNRQAMRKETITKMLWSTRTLLNITKEQVPLVVEEYLDNVNEHDWKMLRNRMMDIVQDATFVYATLQTAHYHRDAGLPVYLYEFEHHARGIIVKPRTDGADHGDEMYFLFGGPFATGLSMGKEKALSLQMMKYWANFARTGNPNDGNLPCWPRYNKDEKYLQLDFTTRVGMKLKEKKMAFWMSLYQSQRPEKQRQF